The uncultured Methanobacterium sp. DNA window CTTAATTTATTCTCAATCTCATCAACATGGTAACCGCTCAGGGCTTCAGAACGCTTGTTGGCCATGGTGATAATGGTATCCTCACCTACAATGATGGTGGCAGTACCAGTATTCTCGAATATGGTCCGGTAAAATGTTTCAGATTTAGAAAGAGCTTTTTCAGCTTTCTTACGTGAAGTCTGATCAATCACAGTACAGATAGCTCCATTAAACTCATCTTCATTAAATTGGGGTATAATCCATCCACTCTGGTATGATTTTATTCCAGTGGGGCCGGTGACACTGATTGAATCATAATAAACCGGTTTCAGGGTTTCTTTAGCCTTACGGTAGTACTCTTTCATCTGGCCGGTAGATGATTCTGGCAGGTCATCCAGAATATGCAATCCCTCCATGTTCTCTGTTTTAACCCCGGTTAACTTTTCCATTCCCTTGTTCATGAAGTAAAGTCGATCTTCACCATCAGTAACCCATATCCCTTCGTTAATACCTTCCACCAGACTTTCGTAGAATTTTTTCAGATTTTGACGTTTTAAGTTAGCTTCCTGTCTCTCCCGGTCCATCTGGTTAAGGATCTTGGCATTCCAGATGATAACTATGGTTAAAAAGGCCATGGAGATGATGATGCCTATAACATCACCAAAATGTTCACTGTATAAGTTGAACCTCTGGCCCAGGTTAATTAGGATGTCCCATGAGGAAAACTGCCACCAGGGTTGCTGGGAGGAGGCGCCGGGCCATGAAACCGCCACTGTTCTGCGCAGTGATCCTCCCCATATGACTGCAGTCTGGGTAGAGGCAAAGGATACCAATGGAAAGAATGATGTGTATCACTGCCGAGAGAAAAGCCATCTGCACAATCAAATCCATTGTATAAGAATTGTTGATCCCGTAAAAATAGGATGTTAATCCCATTAATGCTAAAAAACCAGACAAAAATGCTAAAGTTTGCATAATGTTGGGTTTATACTTGTAACTGGCCATTAGAATGGCTATGCCAATTATTGTAAAATTAAAAGCACTTAATATTCTACTTTGCCCGGTTAAATTAATATTTCCGGGTAGATAACTGATAAGTAACTGTTTCATACCTAGGTTCAGGCCGGTGGCGTATTCCAGTAAGGTTAAAACACTCACAATTACAGTAAACAATGCAAGGATTCTGGAAACATTCAGGGTCCATGATTTGGATTGATGATTCAGAAGGTATAAACAGACACCGGCAATGATGAACAGGAATGCACTGTTAATTTTGGTTCCAGGAAATCCCAGGAACTCCCCCTGGAGCAGAGGTATGTTTAAAAACCAGCCTATAGTAACGATGATCCCTAAAAAAATCACTATCAATGCACAGGCTTGTGAATATATTTTAAAATTAGAAAGACGAGCTAAATATATGGATAGTTGTTTTTCATCATCTTCCAGGGGCACCTGATCTGGTTTTAAGGGTTCAAAATCGTCCCTTGTCTTTTGTTCCATGGGAAAAATATCCTCCAACTATCCAGGATTTTTTGATCGTAAATATTATTCTTCTAGGATACTACTCTTCTAAAATATTACTCTTCCAGAATACTATTCTTCAAATAGAATATTATCCTTGATAAATACTACTCTTCTAACCTTTTCATCATCGAACAATACTAAGAAAGTATGGGGTCCGGTTAACCATGACCAGTCTAAATTAACTGGATATGGGGGATCATTTACACCAAATATGTATATTAATTATGTGTTATTTGGATAATAAATATTGATAGGTTCCTGGTAATTGGTGTATCTCATATATTTTATTAGTTCGGTACAATCCCCTATTAAAAAAAGGCCTCCTAATATAACTCATGAATTGGAGATTTAAATCATAAATTAGAGAATAAAATCATCTTTCTTTATCATGGTTATAAATTAATTCACCTACCTTTATTCAGATATACTGTTTAAATATCAGATGCACTGTTTATCAGATTCATTGTCTAATGGATTTTTTCAATAATACACGCTGGTTATGATGATAATGCATGGTTTAATGACAAATTCCTGATTGAATAATAAATACAGGGTTTAATGATAAAAATTTATAAACTTTGATCTCCAATACTGTATATGGTGTTGATTATGGAAAAAACCTTAGAAAACCTTACCAAGGCGTTTATTGGTGAAAGTCAAGCTAGAAACCGTTACAGTTTCTACGCGAAACAGGCTGCAAAGGATGGTTACCCTCAAATTTCTGAGATATTCCTGGAAACTGCTGAAAATGAACGGCAACATGCCAAATGGTTGTTCAAACTGATCCAGGAAGTTAAGGTTAATGTGGATCTGGAAGATGATGAGATACACGTGGAAGCTGAAGCTCCATTAACAATTGGTGACACCGTGGAAAACCTGAAAGCCGCCATTGCCGGGGGAACATTACGAAAATAGTGAAATGTACCCTGAATTTGCTAAAGTAGCTAAAGAAGAAGGGTTAGATGCTATAGCACGCAGGTTAATGGCCATTGGAAAGGCAGAAGTTCACCACGAGGAAAGATACATCCAGCTCCTGGAACAGGTGGAAGCCGGCACTCTCTTTAAAAAGGAAAAAGATGTCTCATGGACCTGTCTCAAGTGCGGTTACTCAGTCACTGGGAAACAGCCACCAGAAAAGTGCCCAGCCTGTGATCATCCTACCAAGTACTTCTTTATCCGCTGTGAAGAGTACTAAAAGCTTTAATGAGTACTAAAAGCTTTAATGAGTACTAAACTTAACAGTACTAAGTATTAGAAGAGAACAGGTACTAAAACCATTCTTGAACTAATTCCTCACTGGAATTAGTCACCCCAATTTTTTTGGGCAATTAATTTAAATATTTCAAGGTAATCAATTTAAAAAAATTGTAAAGGTTATTTAAAAATTTTTTTTACATTATTTAAAATCTATTAAACAAAACTTGAGGGAGTAAATGACTGAAAAAGGACAGATATATCGGTGTGATATTTGTGGAAACATAGTGAATGTTTTCTGCGAGGGTGCAGGCAAACTGGTTTGTTGTGAAGTGCCCATGGAACTTTTAAATGAGAAACAGGATGCTGATGGTGCTATAAAACACCGACCAGTGATTGAAAAATCAGCGGTGGGGGTTAAGGTTAAGGTGGGAGAAGTACCTCACCCCATGGAGGAAAATCACCATATAGAGTGGGTGGAACTGGCCACTGCTAACCAGGTTTTCATACAGTTTTTAGAGCCCGGTGACAAGCCCGAGGCAGAATTCCCGGTAGATCTAGAAACCGGTCTAAAAGCCAGGAGTTACTGCAATATCCACGGATTATGGAAATCATAACTATGGAATTGTAACCATTTCATTCAATTATGGGCTTATAACAATTTCCATTCATTTTTTTCCATTTTTTTATATTCCCAATTCAAAATTAATCATTCCAATTCAAAACTATTAATAAGGAATTCAGTACTATTCAAATTAGTATCAATTCAAATTATATTCCAGTTATATTAGAACCAGTTATATTAGAATATATTAAATCATGTTCTATTTGGTTTAGAGAATTTTTTCAGTTTATTTAGATATTCTGAGTGATTTAAGGATGTTTAATTTCAAACCCGTTGATTATGGTATATTTAAGATTATCTAAAACTATTCTATGGGATAAACTATTCTATTGGATATTTAATATTAAATAGGATATTTAAGATATATAAAAACTGATTATGGAATATTTAAGATACATTCCAGCTAATTATAGGATATTTTAGTTATATTCCAACTAATCTATAAGACATTACAAAATTATATTCTAATGGGATATTCAAACTTTTAACAGTCAAATATTTCAAGTAATCCATACATAATAGATTTATAATCACATTTCATGGAGTTTATAAGTAAATTTGTGTGTAAATAAATTTAAATAATGCAGGTGTGTTATGCGTAAAATAATTCTTATCTTAGCCCTGGTAATCATAACTGTTTCCTTATCTGGATGTTTAGACACTCAGGTGGCCCAGATAGAGCAATTAACTGATACTATAAATGATCACATCATCTCGGGTGATGCTTACTTCAACCAGGCCGCTACCAGCACCAACAACTACCAGTACGAAACTGCACAGTCACAGGTGGATAACGCATCATCTGACTTTAACCAGGCACGAACATCCACCCAGGAGGCATTAATATATGCCAAGAACCTCCAGGACCAGGTTTACATTAACTACCTGCAGATAACCCTCCAGGAACTGGATGCCAAGATCAATGCCACCAGTGAGCTGAAGCTAGCAATACCCCTGTTATCCAGGAACGACACCAGAACTGGTAATACACACGTGGATCTGGCCAATGGATACATGGACACCTCCCTGGAATACCAGAAACAGAGGGAAGATATAGTACAGCAGAATCCCACCAAGTTTAAATCATGAATATTTTTATCATGAAATTAAATGAATAAAAAAATAGAATTGAAGAAAATAATAGAATTTAATAGAATGAAAAGAAACTAATTTGTGTATTGTAAACTACCTGTATTAGAAAGATATTAGGTATAAATTAAATACTAAAATCTAATTAATCATAATACTTAATTATTAAGTACTCTTATCTATTAGGTACTCTTAATTATTAAGTACCGAATTAGTATCATATTTCACGAGAATCAAGTAAATAATCTATTTTTTGAGGTTAATACTCATGAAGAAGACATGTTCGCAATGTAAAGGAAAAGGACGCAAGGTTGTAAGCTATAAAGTTTGCGAAGCCTGCCATGGTACCGGAGTCTCCGGTGAAGTAGATATAAAAGGCCATCTAAAAGGCCTGTCCGGAGGAGCAAGAGAACGCTTCCAACTGGATGAGGAACAGGAAGTACCCTGCAGTGTCTGTAGTGGTAAAGGAGAAGTTGAAGTCACCGAAGAATGCCCTGAATGTTCAGGTAAAGGAGAAATCAACCTGTGCATCAAATGCGGTAAACATATAGAAAAAGGTGACTACTGCGAGGATTGTCAGGACAAATCCAAGGTCTACATACTACACCCTGCCTCAGAAATGAGCGACCTGGAAGTGGGAGAACACTACAAAGGAAAAATCACCAGGGTAGAAGACTACGGTGTTTTTGTAAGCTTATCTAAAAAATTATACGGCCTCCTGCGTCTGAGAAACCCACCATACAGTGTGGGTGATGAATTAATAGTTCAGATCATCGAGATCAAACCACGCAGGGGAGAGGTTGACCTGGCCCCAGCTGCCATCAAGGGAACTTATGAGCTGGTTAAACTCAAAAAACAGATGCCACGCACCAAGATTGCAGACTTAAATCCCAAAATTAAGGGAAGAAATGTATCTCTGGTAGGGGAAGTGGTGCAGATCCAGCAGACCAGTGGTCCCACCATCTTCACCATCTCCGATGAAACCGGTATCACCTGGGCAGCAGCCTTTGATGAACCCGGAGTAAGGGTCTACCCCAACATCAACATAGATAACATGGTGGAAGTACTGGGTGAAGTCTCCCTCCACGGGGGCAAGATCCAGATAGAGTCCGAGAGCATTGAACGCCTCCACGGATCAGAAGCAACCGAAGCCAGGCAACGCATCGACGAAGCACTGGATAAACGTGCCGAACCGGAAAATACCGAGTTAATTCAGGAAGCACCCATAATCCAGAAATTAAGACCAAGACTGGTTAAAGCAGCTAAAGCCATCCGAAGGGCAGTTATGGATGGGCGCAGTATCCTGGTACGTCACCATGCAGATGCTGATGGAATTTGTGCCGGAGTGGCAGTGGAAAAAGCAGTCATACCACTCCTCCAGGAAATCAATCCATCCAACGATGCAGAATGGCACTACTTCCGCAGGTCACCCAGTAAAGCACCATTCTATGAAATAGAAGATGTGGTGAAGGATTTAAGCTTTGCCCTGGAAGACTTGGAACGCCATGGACAGAAACTACCCCTCCTGGTACTGTTGGATAACGGTTCCACCGAGGAAGATATTCTGGCCCTTTTAAAGGTTAAAATCTACGATATAGAAGTAGTGGTGGTGGATCACCACTACCCTGGAGAAGTCACTGATGGCCGGGTGGCAGTTGATGATTACGTGGATGTTCATGTGAACCCCTACCTGGAAGGGGGTGACAGTCAGGTCACAGCCGGTGCTCTGGCAGTGGAACTGGCCCAGATGATCAACCCTGATGTAAAGGACCGCCTCCTGCACCTGCCGGGTATTGCAGCAGTGGGGGACCATGCACGCTCACCAGAAGCACAGTGGTACATTGATCTGGCAAAGGAAAAAGGATACGATCTGGAAGACCTGGACAGGATCGCCACAGCCATAGACTTCGAAGCATTTTTCCTGCGCTTCATGAACGGCCGGGGAATTATGGACACCATACTGGGACTGGGTAACAGGGAAAAACACACCAAACTGGTGGATGCACTCTACAAAGAGTCACAAAGACGTGTGGAATGGCAACTGGCAGCAGCCCTACCTAACCTTAAGACCCAGACCTTCCCCAATGGAATCATCTTCAGTGTCCTGGATGTGGAGAAGTTCGCCCATAAATTCACCTATCCTGCTCCCGGTAAGACCTGTGGATTCGTGCATGACTCAATGGTCCAGAAGTACGGTGAGGAAACACCCATCATCACCCTGGCTTACGGGCCAGACTTTGGAGTTATACGGGCCACCGATGCAGTTAACGAGATATTCGGGTTTAACCTCAACACCATAATTCAGGAACTTCTGGGCGAAATTCCAGAAGCAGGTATTGATGGTGGTGGCCATGAATGTGCCGGTAGTCTGAAATTCGTGGAAGGACTATCCAAAAAGGTCCTGCAGAGCTTTGCAGGAAAAGTTGCCGGCTTAAAAGCAGCATAATAATCTGATTTTCAGGGGATTTGTTTTTTTCTCCTTCCTTAATTCTTTATTTTTCTTTAAATTTTATTTTTCCTTGAGTCTATAATTGTTTTGAGTTTTTAATTGACTGAGTTGCTCATTATCTATAATTTAAATTTCAAAATACTAATCAACCTTCATTTAACGTATAAGTATATCCCGTGGAGTATAGCCTATTAAAGCTATAATTAACTCAATAACGTTTTTAATTTTAGACTGTGATGATATTCACTAAAAAACTTCTGAAGTTTATGCTTATGTGAATATGATTAATATTAGTGGATATTGAATTTTTAAAAAATTGTAAGAATTTTCCTGGATGGGGAATATTATGAAAGACGTGACAACAAATGATAAAAGATTATCCAGTGGAATTCCTGGTTTCGATGAGATATTAATGGGTGGATTCGTACCCCAACGTTCATATTTATTAAGAGGATTACCTGGAACTGGAAAAACAGCCCTGGGAATGCACTTTTTAACTGAAGGGGTGAAAAATAATGAGAAAGTACTCTTCATCAACATGGGTGAACCAACAGCCCAGATAATAAGTAATGCACAGAACATGGGCTTTAACACGGATGGTATTGACTTCCTGGATCTTAGTCCAGATGAGGGGTTTTTCGCAAATATGGAAGCCTATGATATATTTTCCCCGGCTGAAGTTGAACGGGAATCAACCACAGCCAAGATAACCGAAAAAATCCAATCTGTAAAACCGTTAAGGGTATTTTTAGACCCTATAACTCAGTTCAGATATCTTTCCACCGATGAGTTCCAGTTCAGAAAACAGGCACTATCTTTTCTCCGTTTTTTAATTGATAATGGAGCTACTGTCCTTTTCACCTCGGAATTCAGTGATCATGATCCTGATGATGATCTCCAGTTCATGTGTGATGGTATTATAAACCTCGATTTTTTCAAAGAAGGCCGCAGTATATCCGTCAGCAAATTCAGAGGTTCCGGGTTCCGATTCGGAGTCCATTCCATGCGTATTACTTCGGGTGGTGTTAAAATTTATCCTCGCCTGCGTTCAATTGTTCCAGAAAGAGAGTTTGTGCATGAAACCATATCTTCGGGTGTTCCAGAAATAGATGAACTCCTCCATGGAGGTATTGAAAGGGGCACCACCACCATAATCAGCGGACCCAGTGGAGTGGGTAAAACCACCATTGGTATCCAGTTTATGAAGGAAGCTGCAGGCAGGGGAGAACGTTCTGTTGTTTACACCTTTGAAGAGAGTGAAGATAACCTGATTAACCGCTGTGAATCCATTAACATACCGGTGAAAAGCATGATCAAAACAGGCATGCTTTCCGTGGTCCCGGTGGAGCCTTTACGTTACTCTCCTGAGGAATTTGCCCAGCTGGTTCGTAATGAAGTGGACTCTAATGCCTCTAAAATCGTGATGATCGACAGCACATCCGGTTACAAATTATCCCTCCGGGGGGAGGATCCAGTAAGCCATCTGCACGCACTGGCCAAATACCTGATCCGTATGGGAGTCACTGTCATTCTAATAAACGAGGTGGAAAACATCAGTGGAGATCTCAAAGTAACTGATATTGGCATCAGTTACCTGGCAGACAACATAGTATTCCTCAGATACTTTGAAACTAGTGGAGAACTCTTAAAATCTATTGGTGTTCTCAAAAAACGTTTAAGTGATTTTGAGAAAAGTATCCGTGAAGTTCGCATCACCCAGTATGGTATCCGGGTGGGCCCACCATTAAAGAATATTCATGGAATACTCAGTGGCACTCCAGAACGTATTGAAAATGGAGATAATAATCAGGATTGATTAAATGCCAGCAAAACCTCTAATACTGGCCCTGAATCACAACCAGAGAAACCTGGATATTCTTATCAAAATATTAGGAGAAGCAGGATACGAAGTGGGGGGTGTTTCAAGCCCTGCAGAACTGGATAGGGAAGTTGAAATTCGAGAGAACATAAACTTGGTACTGATGGATATATCTGGATTTAACCGGAACATCTGGGAATCATGTGAGCGTCTGAGAATTTTAGAAATACCTTTTTTGGTTTTAAGTCCCCACCATCATCAGGCCGTAGAAAAACAGAGTATGGTTTATGGTGCCAATGGATTTTTAGTCAAACCACTGGTGGTTAAGGAACTTTTACTACTGATTAAAAGTTTAATTGAGGAATAAAAATGGAAACCAGAGAAACTGTTTTAATATCTATGGTTAACCGTAAAAATAGTGAAATGGTTGGAGAACTCCTGGGAACAGATTATCAAATAGTATATGATCTATCCGAGATTCCGGATAGAGAAAATGGTTTAAGTCTTTTAATAATGGATCTACCTTCATGGGCAGTTCAAAAAGAGGAGATGAAACAGAGAAGGGAAAAAGAAAAACCGCTCTTTCTCCCCTACCTCCTGGTCACTTCTTCCAGTGATCTTTTAAAGGTGCAGGGTGATGTTTGGGAGAGTTTTGACGAGGTTATTACGGTTCCAATCACCAAAATAGTTCTCCAATCCAGGGTCAAAGTCCTGCTACAGACTCGCCGGCTCTCGTTGCAGGTTAATCAGCTCCTGAAGGATAAGGAAATGCTCATGAAAGAGATCCACCACCGGGTTAAAAACAATCTCATGATTATAAGCAGTCTCCTGAACTTGCAATCAAGATATATCAAGGATGATGCAACCCGGGAAATTTTTAAGGAAAGCCAGACCCGTGCTCAGTCTATGGCACTTATCCATGAGCGTTTGTACAGATCAGGGGATCTAAAAAGCATTGCTTTTTCTGAGTATATTCGCTCTCTCACCAGGGATATTTTTAACACCTACAACACCAGCCGTGGAAGGATCCAGCTCCAGATGGATGTGCAGAATATAATGGTAGATGTTAACAGTGCAGTTCCACTGGGACTTATAATCAATGAACTGGTTACTAACAGTCTTAAATATGCATTTCCCAATGATCAGGAGGGAATTATCCGAATTCAATTCCATAAAGAGGGAGACTGCTATCTGCTGGAAGTGGGGGATAATGGAGTCGGAATTCCAGACGACTTTGATATTCTAAAGAGTGATAGTCTGGGTATGTTACTGGTGAACAGTCTAACTTCTCAGATTCAGGGAGAACTGGAACTAAAACGTGAAAAAGGTACCACATTTATCATCAGATTTAGGGAAGACTTGTTCCAGGGATGAATAAAATCGGGTTGGTATTCGTCAATGGTTTTTTTGAGGTCTAAACTCGGGGATGAATAATAAATTTCAATTAATTTGGATAGGTGTTAATTTGATTAGGTGTTAATTTGATTAGGTGTTAATTTGATTAGGTGTTAATTTGATTAGGTGTTAATTTGATTTGGTGTTAATTTGGATTGTTGTCAATTAATTTGAATCAGTCTTCTAAATTGCGTTTCATTTTTAAATTTATATTTTAATCTGCAGTAAACTGATGAATACTATCAGGATCCACTCACCATCCACCAGGATATCCATTTGTAAACGGTTTTTGTTACGTGAAAAATACAATATGTAGCTGTAGCCATAGATTATGCAGAATATCAGGGGTATGATCAGTATCTGAAATAATCCATAGACCATGGAAATGTGGACCATGATCAACAGGGTGGAATTGAGAACCAGGAGAAGTTTTATGGTGTGTAATTTACCCATAACCACGGGTATGGTCCGGGTTCCAGTTTCCCTATCCCCCTCCACATCCATTAGATCAAAGAGTACGGTGTTAATGAAACTTTTAATGAAGAATAAATAAAATATCAGCAGTATAACCATCGTATTAATATCATAACCTACTACTGGGAGAAACGTATTACCCACAGTCCAGCTCAGGGCAACAATCAGGCTTTTCACCTCAAATATATCCTTTAACCTGGGAATTCTGGGGGTGATCTTTATACTGTATATCATACCCGCCAGTAATGGGAAAAGGAGTATTAAAAGCACCTTCCATCCGTATAATAATCCAATAATCACCGCCAGGACATAGGCTGAAACAATGGTGTATTTGAACAGTTTTTCATGGCCGGAGATGAGATCTGATCGTTCCGGAGCATTTAACTGGTCTGCTTCGGTATCTGTTATCTTGTTTATGCCGTAAACAGAGTAGATCACCAGAAAAGTAGACAATATTAAAGAATAAGAAAGGGGAGTTCCGTATAAATAAAAAGAAAAAAAAGTTTTTAAACAGCCATTGATGGCTATAAAAACTGAGCTCGATGTTAATATTATAAAGAAACGTTTTATTCGAAAAAAACGTTTGAAAAATTTAAAGTTCGAGTTTCTGAGCCTGGTCCCTATAATATTCAAATAGCTGGTTACCCCAGGTAACTGCGCCATGATCATCACTTATCAGATCTCTGGTGTTATCATAACCTCCATCTTCATGGAATAAACCCAGTGATAAATATTTGTTGGTAACAGTGAACGCAATTTTCACATCCGGTATAACCCAGAATTTGACCTTATCCTGCGACATGAAATTCTGGAGATACTCTAAATTCTCACTATCAATACCATCCATGGTCTGGTCGACTATATCCTGGGTAAGGATGAGTTCTACATCTATACCATGTTCAACCACTAATTTTTTGTAAATATCAATGTAATCGAAACGGAAAATAGGTGAAACACCTTTAATATACTCTGCTCCGGATATTATCTTCTGGTAGGTTTCATGTGGTTTGAAAATTTCCCCAGACTCAGATTCAATCAGTATAGAGTTGTGGAGATCCCCGATATTCTTTATTAATTCCGGGGGGATACAGCTCAGGTCATGTTTAATCCACAGCTTCTGAAATTTAGTAATAGCTGCATTGGTTTTTATGTTTTCAATGAGGTTGGTGGTTATGATCTCCCCCAGAGAAGTTAGAGCGTATTTTTCTTGTTTCTTTGTGGTTATTTTTCTTTTTTCAAGTTCACTGAGGTTGTGGGATAAAGTGGAACTGCTTATTCCTGTCTTTTTTTTCAGGTCGCTCATGTTTTGGAGACCTTCACTGAGACAGATTAAAATAGTTACTCTAACTGAAGAACTGGAAGTGTATCGCATGAGGTCTTTTGTTTCGGAATAGATATCAAGATAATTAACATTAATTTTAACTGCCCCCAATTTTTTTATTATTATTACAAATTGCTTATGAATACAAAATATTTGTATTTACAGATACTTGTATTCTAAATGCTGTATCCTAATTTATAATAGTCATATAAAAATGTTAATATTCACTAATATTTTTATGGGTAAGTACTAAATAAATTACATTTTACCAATGTAAATTCCATTTAAAATTAATAATATGAACTTTAGCTTATGTTCAACTTAATTGGAGGTTATTTTAAAAATTGTATGGTTAAAATGACTTTAATTCTCTATTTAAAATAGTATTGATGTTTAATTTCATTAGGGTGATTAAATTTTATTATTTTATTTCATTATTCCTTCTGTTCATTTAATTTATTCCCTTATCTTATTCTTTAACTATTTTTTTATCCATTCTCCTTACTTCGTTTTATCAATTCCCATTATTCCTTCCTTTTTTATTCATCCTGTTCTTTCAGTTCCTGGTAATAGTCACAGAGTTCCTGTAGGGGACATTCCTCATGTTTGGGGGATTGGGGTCGGCAGATGGTCTGTCCGAACTGGACCATCAAATCATTTAGTTCAATCCAGTACTCTTTGGGAACTATTTTTTCAAGTTCTGCTTCAGTTTCTTCAGGGTGTTTGGTGTTAACCAGGCCCAGTCGGTTACTTATGCGGTGTACGTGCACATCCACTGGAATGGCTGGTTTCTGGAAACCGTAAACCAGTACACAGTTGGCTGTTTTGCGTCCCACACCTGGTAGTTCCAGGAGGTTTTTCATATCATCCGGGACCTGGCCTTTGAATTTGTCAAGGAGCTTACGGGAAACTTCCACTATACGCTGGGCCTTAACATGGTAGAAACCTGCCGGACGGATCAGTGGCTCAAGGAGAGCTGGGTCTGCTTCAGCAATCTCATTAATGCTGTGGTACTCGGAAAAAAGTTGTGCCGAGGCCTGGTCTGTATTATCATCCCGTGTTCTCTGGGATAATATGGTCCTGA harbors:
- a CDS encoding transcriptional regulator FilR1 domain-containing protein translates to MRYTSSSSVRVTILICLSEGLQNMSDLKKKTGISSSTLSHNLSELEKRKITTKKQEKYALTSLGEIITTNLIENIKTNAAITKFQKLWIKHDLSCIPPELIKNIGDLHNSILIESESGEIFKPHETYQKIISGAEYIKGVSPIFRFDYIDIYKKLVVEHGIDVELILTQDIVDQTMDGIDSENLEYLQNFMSQDKVKFWVIPDVKIAFTVTNKYLSLGLFHEDGGYDNTRDLISDDHGAVTWGNQLFEYYRDQAQKLEL
- the nth gene encoding endonuclease III; its protein translation is MNLDERVDLIMERLQQQYDLRVFEDGDPYRVLIRTILSQRTRDDNTDQASAQLFSEYHSINEIAEADPALLEPLIRPAGFYHVKAQRIVEVSRKLLDKFKGQVPDDMKNLLELPGVGRKTANCVLVYGFQKPAIPVDVHVHRISNRLGLVNTKHPEETEAELEKIVPKEYWIELNDLMVQFGQTICRPQSPKHEECPLQELCDYYQELKEQDE